The Kribbella sp. HUAS MG21 genome includes the window CCGTACGGGCACGCGATCACGGTGAAGGTGCTGGCGAACGACAAGGCCGGCGACGCGTCGGCGCCGCTGAAACCGGCGAGTCTGCTGCTGAAGGACGCGGCCGGCAAGTACGCCAAGACCCTGACGCGTGCCGGTGAGGGTGCCTACGCGGTCGACGCCTCCGGGGCGGTGACGTTCACGCCCGTCAAGGCGTTCCAGGGCGTGACGACGCCGACGACGTACCGGATCGCGGACGCCAACGGCACCACCGCCGAAGGCCTGCTGCTGGTGACGGTCGGCAAGGGGCCGAAGGCGGTTGCGGACCCGGTCGCCACGAAGCAGAACGTGACGGTCGGCGTCGATCCGCTCGCCAACGACGAGCCGGGGACCGGCGCGAGCTTCGATCCGGCGTCGTTGCAGGTGTACGGCGCGACGTGGGGACCGAAGGCGGTGATCCCGGGGCAGGGCGTGTTCACCGTGAAGTCCGGCCGGATCACGTTCGACCCGGAACCGGCGTACCGCGGGACCGTCTCGGTCGCGTACCGGGTGCAGGACAGCACCGGGAACAAGGCGAGTGCGGCCGTCACGGTGACGGTCGCGCCGGTCGTCCCGGTGATCCAGGACGACGTCGCGAGCACGCCGTACGAGACCGCGCTCACGGTCGACGTGCTGGCGAACGACAAGCCCGGTGATGCGAGCGCGCCGCTGGTCGCGAGTGGCGTCCGGCTCGTGGACCCGGTGACCGAGGCCCCGGTGCCGGCGCTGGTCGTGCCGGGGGAGGGCACCTTCACGGTGCAGCCGTCGGGCGCGATCCGGTTCGCGCCGCTCGACGGGTACGCCGGGGTGGCGGTCCCGGTCGGGTACCAGGTGGCCGACCGCAACGGCACGCTCGGCGCCGGCACGCTGACGATCACCGTGCAGGCCCGTCCGGTGGCGGTGCCGGACGAGGCGCGGACCAAGCAGCACGTCGCGGTGACGATCGATCCGCTCGCGAACGACAAGCCGGGTCCGGACGCGACCCTGGACCCGAAGTCGGTGCTGCTCGTCGGTCCGGACCGTGCGCTGGTCAACCGGGTGGTGGTCGCCGGACAGGGCACGTACGTCGTTGCCGAGGGCAAGGTGACGTTCACGCCGGACGCGGCCTTCTCGGGCACCGCGCGCCCGGCGACGTACGACGTCAAGGACTCGCACCGGAACTCGGCCCGCGCGACGATCACCGTGACGGTCGTGCCGGTGCGTCCGGTGCTCGTCGACGACAGCGCGAAGACCGCATTCGGTACGGCGGCCGTCGTGAACGTGCTGGCCAACGACAAGGCCGGTGACCCGTCCGCGCCGCTCCGCCCGGGTTCCGTCGTACTGCGGGATCCCGCCGACGGCAAGGTGAAGACGTCCGTGACGGTGCCCGGCGAGGGCACGTTCGTGGTAGCTGCCGGCGGCGCGGTCACGTACACGCCCGCGAAGGGCTTCGTCGGTACGACGCGTGCGCTGTCCTACCGGGTCACCGACGCGAACGGCACCTCGGGCACCGCGCTGCTCGACGTGACGGTCGCGCAGCCGCTGCTCGCCAAGGCGGTGCCCGACACGGCCACCGGCACGCCGGGCAACCCGGTCGCGGTGAACCCGCTGCTCAACGACAGCGGGGAGATCAGGCCCAGCTCGGTCTGCCTCCGGACACCGACCGGTGCGTGCGCGAAGAACGTCACGAACGGCGCCGGGACCTGGTCGGTCGGCGCGGACGGGACGGTGACGCTCAAGCCGGTGGCCGCGTTCACGGGCACCGCGAAGGTGACCTACGAGCGGACCGACCGGGCCGGCGAGACGGTCGCCGCGCCGGTGAAGTTCACCGTTGGCGCCGAGCCCGCCCCCGAGCCCCGCACCGCCAACCGCATCCAGCTGGCCGCGGCCGGCGGCCCGCCGCCGATCGTCCTCACCCTCGGCGTCCTGCTCGCCGCACTGGGCGCGACGCTCGTGCTGATCGCCCGCACCCGAAGGTGATCTCCAGGCCATCACAATCCCCGCCCCGGACGCACTCCACGCGGGGAGGAGCTCCGGCCAGGCGATTGTGATGGCCTACAGGTCCAGCACCAGCATGATCTCGTCGCGGTAGTCGTCCGCGGTGAGCCGGATCGCGCGGGGATGGGTGCCGACGATGCGGTAGCCGAGCGGGCCGTAGAAGTTCTCCAGGCCGAGGCCGCCGCGGATCGTGAGCTGGAGCTGCTCGAGGCCGAGGTCGACCGCGGAGCCGCGCAACCCCTCCATCAGCATCCGCCCGGCGCCGTTGCCCTGGTGGCCGGGGTGCACCATCACCCGCAGCACCGTGCGCCAGTGCGGCTGCAGATCGCTCCCGCGCGTGACCAGCATGCCCATCCCGACGTACCGCTCGCCGTCGTGCAACACCCCGAGCAGGTCCAGCCCGGCCGCGACCCGCCCGAGCGCGCCGTCGAGGTTCTCCGCGATCCGGTCCACCGGCGCCGGCGCGGTGTACCCGACCGCGCCGCCCGCGTTCGTCGCCGCGACCCAGGTGTCCAGCAGGTCCGCGCGCAACCCCGGATCAAGCGCCTCGTCCGGGTCCGCCACCAGGTACTTCACCGCACCTCCATCTGCGACTGAGTTGCAGATAGTCTACGGCGTCCGGTCAGTGCACCTGCCCCAGCTTGTCCGGGTTCCGGATCAGGTACAGCTCGGTGATCTGCCCGTCGCTCGTCTTCATGAACGTGACGGTGTCCGGCTCGTCGTCGTAGTACGCGACGAAGGCGAGTTCGTCGTTCAGCGACGCCATCCGGATCTCGAAGCCCGGGTTGTCCGCGAGGACGGCGAACAGCCAGCGCGCGATCTTCTCCGCGCCGTGGATCGGGCGCAACGCGGCGCGCTTCTTCCCGCCGCCGTCGCTGATCAGCACAGCCTCCGGCGCGAGCAGTGCGACCACCTGGTCGAAGTCACCGGAGCCGGCCGCCTGCATGAACCGCATCGTCAGCTCGTCGTGCCGCGCCTTGTCGACCGCGTGCCGCGGCTGCCGCGCGTGCACGTGGCTGCGGGCCCGGTGGGCGAGCTGCCGTACGGCGGCCTCCGAGCGGCCGAGGGTGTCCGCGATCTCGTCGTACGGCAGGTCGAAGACCTCGCGCAGCACGAACGTGGCACGTTCCAGCGGGGAGAGCGTCTCGAGGACGACGAGCATCGCCATGCTGACCGAGTCCGCCAGCTCGACCGCGGCGGCCGGGTCGTCGTCGGTGGCCAGCGGCTCCGGCAGCCACGGGCCGACGTACTGCTCCCGGCGTGCCTTCTGCTCGCGCAACTTGTTGAGCGCGAGCCGCGTGGTGATCCGGATCAGGTACGCCCGCGGGTCGCGGATCTCCCCGATGGCCTGGCGGTCGATCGCGGACCAGCGCAGCCACGCCTCCTGGACCACGTCCTCCGCGTCGCTCACGCTGCCCACGACCCGGTACGCCGCGCCGACCAGCACCTGGCGGTGTTCGGCGAACTCGCGGGCCAGTTCCTCCTCGGTCACCGCACCGGCCTCAGGTCGCAGTACTCCTTGAACCCCTGGCTGGTGAGACCGAGCGCCGAATAACTGCGGGACCGGTAGTTCTCCAGCGAGACGGCGGCGGTCAGCTCGACGAGTTGCTCGTCGGTCAGGTCGGCACGCAGCCGCTCGACCTGCTCGTCCGTCACCTCCGGCGGGGTCGCCGTCATCGCTTCCGCGTACTCCATCACAGCTCGCTCCAGTTCCGTGTACACCTCACTGTCCCGCCACTGCGGCACGGCGCGCAGCTTCGCCGGATCGACCGCCCGGTGGTGGAACTCCCAGTAGCCGAAATCCAGACACCAGCCGCAGCCGACCCGCCCCGCCGCCGCCATCACCGCGAGCGCGTTCAGCGTAGGGTCCAGCGTCTTCCACCGCCCCGCCGACCCCTCCAGCAACAGGAACGTCGTGAGCACCCGCCGGTTGTGCAGCCACACCCGCCCCGGATCCAGCACCTTCCCGTACCGCCGCCGGCTACCCCACTCGGCCAGCCGAACGAACCACGTCCGCCGATGCTCCAACCCGATCCGCGCCATCACAACCTCCGAGAGTCGTCGTCGGACCTTGGACACGCGCCGGGGTCCGGGCTGTGACATGACCCGCGTCACAGGGTGTATCCCGGTGGAGTGGGTAGTTGAGGGACGAGACCTGGTTGGATATTCATGCGGTTCGTGGCATACTCATTCACATGAGTGTGACGGTGGCGGTGGCCGGGGCCAGTGGGTATGCGGGGGGCGAGCTGCTGCGGTTGCTGAGCGGCCACCCCGAGGTGGAGATCGGCGCGCTGACCGCCGGCGGGAACGCCGGGACGCCGCTCGGCGCGCACCACCCACACCTCGTGCCGCTGGCCGGGCGCATCCTCGCCGAGACCACCGCGGAGAACCTCGCCGGTCACGACGTGGTGTTCCTCGCGCTCCCGCACGGACAGTCCGCCGCCATCGCCGAGCAGCTCGGCGCTGACGTCACCGTGATCGACTGCGGCGCGGACTTCCGGCTGACCGAGGCCGAGGCGTGGGTCGAGTTCTACGGCGGCGAGCACGCCGGCTCGTGGCCGTACGGGCTCCCGGAGCTCCCCGGGCAACGCGACAAGCTCCGCGGGTCGAACCGGGTCGCCGTACCGGGTTGCTATCCGACGGTCTCCACGCTCGCCCTGCTGCCCGCCGTACAGCTGAAGCTCGTCGATCCCGCCCAGCTGGTCGTCGTTGCCGTCAGCGGGACGTCGGGCGCGGGCAAGGCGCCGAAGGCCCATCTGCTCGGCGCGGAGGTGATGGGGTCCGCCTCGGCGTACGGCGTCGGCGGCGTACACCGGCACACGCCCGAGGTCGAGCAGAACCTCACGCCGTACGCCGATACGCCGGTGAGCGTCTCGTTCACGCCGGTGCTCGCGCCGATGGCCCGCGGCATCCTGGCGACCTGCAGCGCGCCGGTTGCCGAGGGCACCGACTACGCGACGCTTCGGAAGGCGTACGAGGACGCGTACGCCGACGAGCCCTTCATCCACCTGCTGCCCGAGGGGCAGTGGCCGCAGACGCAGGCCACCCTCGGCGCGAACACCGTGCAGCTCCAGGTCGCCCTCGACCAGCGCACCGGCCGCGCCGTCGTCGTGGCCGCCATGGACAACCTCACCAAGGGCACCGCCGGCGCCGCCGTGCAGTGCATGAACCTGGCCACCGGTCTCGACGAGACCGTGGCCCTGCCCCTCGTAGGAGTAGCCCCGTGACCGTCGCAGTCACACCCGCCAGTCAGGTCGATCGGAGCGCCGGTGTCACCGCGCCGGCCGGCTTCCGCGCGGCCGGGGTGATCGCCGGGATCAAGCCGGCCGGTACGCCGGACCTCACCGTCGTGGTCAACGACGGCCCGCAGTACGCCGCCGCCGGTGTCTTCACCACGAACAAGGTGAAGGCCGCGCCGGTGCTGTGGTCGCAGCAGGTGCTGACCGCCGGCGTTCTGAAGGCCGTCGTCCTGAACTCGGGCGGCGCGAACGCCTGCACCGGACCGGAAGGCTTCCAGGACACCCACAAGACCGCCGAGAAGCTCGCGTCGGTGCTGGGCGTCGGCGCCGCGGAGATCGCGGTCTGCTCGACCGGCCTGATCGGCGAGCGACTTCCCATGGACAAGCTGATCCCGGGCGTGGACGCGGCGGTGGCAGCGCTGGGCGACGACGCGGCGGCCGGACTCGCCGCGGCGACCGCGGTGATGACGACCGACAACGTCCCGAAGCAGGCCGCGCTCACGCACCCCGACGGGTGGAGCATCGGCGGTTTCGCGAAGGGCGCGGGCATGTGCGCGCCGAACATGGCGACGATGCTCAGCGTGATCACCACCGACGCCGTCCTCGACCAGCCGCACCTCGACCACGCGCTGCGGAACGCGGTCGGCAAGACCTTCAACCGGCTCGACGTCGACGGCGGTACGTCGACCAACGACACGGTGCTGCTGCTCAGCTCGGGAGCCTCCGGGGTGACCGTGACGCCCGAGGCCTTCGAGGAAGCCCTGACCGTCCTGGCTGCTGACCTGGTGAAGCAGTTGCAGGCGGACGCGGAAGGCGTCACCAAGCACGTGAGCATCACCGTCCAGGGCGCCGCGACCGAGGCGGAGGCGCTGGCCGCCGCCAAGATCGTTGCCGAGGACAACCTGTGCAAGACGGCGTTCTTCGCCTCCGATCCGAACTGGGGACGGATCGCGATGGCGGTCGGCAACGCGCCCACCGCGTTCGACCCGTCGCTGCTCGACATCACCCTCAACGGCGCCGCGATCTGTGTCGCCGGCGGCAAGGGGGTGGACAGGTCCGAGGCGGACCTCAGCGGTCTGGAGATCGACGTGGTCATCGACCTGCACGCCGGCCCGGCGTCGGCGACCGTCCTCACCACGGACCTGTCGCACGCGTACGTCGAAGAGAACTCGGCGTACTCGTCGTGATGTACGAGGCAGCGGTCGAGAAGGCCGCCGTACTGACCGAGGCCCTGCCGTGGCTGAAGGAGTTCCACGGCAAGACCGTCGTGGTGAAGTACGGCGGGAACGCGATGGTCGACGAGAAGCTCAAGCGGGCGTTCGCCGAGGACATCGTGTTCCTCCGGTACGCCGGGGTCCGGGTCGTCGTCGTGCACGGCGGCGGGCCGCAGATCAGCGACATGCTCGGCCGGCTCGGCATCGACAGCGAGTTCCGCGGCGGGCTGCGGGTCACCACGCCCGAGGCGATGGACGTCGTCGGCATGGTGCTGGTCGGCAAGGTCGGCCGCGAGTTGGTCGGGTTGCTGAACGCGCACGGCCCGTTCGCGGTCGGGATGTCCGGCGAGGACGCGGGGCTGTTCACCGCGGAGCGTCGTACGGCGCTCGTGGATGGCGAGCAGGTCGACATCGGGCTCGTCGGCGACGTGGTCGAGGTGCGGCCGGAGGCGGTGATCGACCTGATCGACGCGGGCCGGATCCCGGTGGTGTCGACGATCGCGCCCGACGAGGACGGCCAGGCGCACAACGTGAACGCCGACACCGCGGCGGCCGCGCTGGCGTCCGCGCTCGGCGCCGAGAAGCTCGTCGTACTGACCGACGTCGCCGGGCTCTACCGGAACTGGCCGGACAGCGACGAGATCATCACCCAGATCGACACCGCCGAGCTGGCCGAGTTGCTGCCGTCGCTGGCGTCCGGGATGGTGCCGAAGATGGAAGCCTGCCTGCGCGCGGTCGAGTCCGGAGTGTCCCGGGCCACCGTCATCGACGGCCGCGTCCCGCACTCGTTGCTGCTCGAGATCTTCACCGACGCCGGAAGTGGAACCCAGGTGATCCCGTCATGACCGAACTCCTCACCGTCGACGGCACCCAGGCAGCGCTCACCGAGCGCTACGCCGGCGCGTTGATGAACACCTTCGGCGCGCCGAAGCGGGTGTTGGTCCGCGGCGAGGGCGCGTACCTGTGGGACGCCGACGGCAACAAGTACCTCGACCTGCTCGGCGGGCTCGCGGTGAACTGCCTCGGGCACGCGCACCCGTTCGTGGTGTCCGCGGTGACCTCGCAGCTCGCCACCCTCGGCCACGTCTCGAACTTCTTCGCCTCCGCGCCGCAGATCGCGCTCGCCGAGAAGCTGCTCGGCCTGTTCGACGCCCCCGGCAAGGTGTTCTTCACGAACTCCGGCACCGAGGCGAACGAGGCCGCCTTCAAGATCACCCGGCGCACCGGCCGGACCAAGATCGTCTCCACGGTCGGGGCCTTCCACGGCCGGTCGATGGGCGCGCTCGCGGTGACCTGGAAGCCGGCGTACCGGGAGGCGTTCGCGCCGTTGCCCGGCGACGTGGAGTTCGTCCCGTACGGTGACGCGGCGGCGCTGGCCGCCGCGGTCGACGACCGGACCGCCGCCGTGGTGCTGGAGCCGATCCAGGGCGAGAACGGCGTCGTCGTACCACCGGCCGGCTACCTGCAGGAGGCGCGGCGGATCACGTCCGAGCGCGGCGCGCTGCTGTGGATCGACGAGATCCAGACCGGGATCGGCCGGACCGGGAGCTGGTTCGCGTACCAGCCCGAGGGCATCACGCCGGACCTGGTGACCGTGGCGAAGGGCCTCGGCGCCGGGATCCCGATCGGCGCGTGCGTCGGCCTCGGCGCGGCCGCGGACCTGCTGCAGCCGGGCAACCACGGCACCACCTTCGGCGGGAACCCGGTCGCCGCGATCGCCGGCCTGGCCGTGCTGACCGTGATCGAGCGGGACGGCCTGCTCGACCAGGTGAATGCTGTCGGCAACCACCTCGCCTCGTCGGTGATCGCGCTCGACCATCCACTGATCGCCGGCGTCCGCGGCCGCGGCATGCTGCTCGCGATCGAGCTGACCGCGCCGGTGTCGGACCAGCTCGCGACCCTCGCGCTGGACGCCGGGTTCGTGGTGAACAATCCGATCCCGGACGCGTTGCGGCTGGCGCCGCCGTACATCCTCAGCAAGGCTGATGCGGACAGTTTCGTCGCGGCCCTCCCGGGGCTGCTCGACAAGGTGGAGGCGTGATGGTCAGGCACTTCTTGCGGGACGACGACCTGTCGCCGGTCGAGCAGGACGAAGTACTGACGCTGGCCGCGCAGCTGGCGGGGGACCGGCACGGGCACAAGCCGCTCGAGGGGCCGAAGACCGTCGCGGTGATCTTCGACAAGTCGTCGACGCGGACCCGGATCTCGTTCGCGGTCGGGATCTCCGAGCTGGGCGGCGTACCGCTGGTCATCGACGCGCAGACCTCGCAGCTGGGCCGCGGCGAGCCGATCGCGGACACCGCGCGGATCCTCGACCGGCAGGTTGAAGCGATCGTCTGGCGGACCTTCGGGCAGAGCCGGATCGAGGAGATGGCCGCCGCGTCCAGCGTGCCGGTGATCAACGCGCTGACCGACGAGTTCCATCCCTGCCAGATCCTCGCCGACCTGCAGACCGTGCGGCAGCACAAGGGCTCGACGGCCGGGCTGAAGCTGGTGTACCTCGGCGACGGCGCCAACAACATGGCGCACTCGTACCTGCTCGGCGGCGCGACCGCCGGCATGCACGTGATCGTGGGGTCGCCGGAGGAGTACCAGCCGGATCCGGACGTCCTGGTGAAGGCGGCGGCGATCGCCGAGCAGACCGGCGGCTCGGTCGCGTGGACCGCGGACCCGGTCGCGGCGGTCGACGGAGCCGACGTCGTCGCCACCGACACCTGGGTGTCGATGGGCCAGGAGGGCGAGGCGGCCGACCGCGAGGCGCCGTTCGTGCCGTACGCCGTGACCGAGGACCTGCTCGGCAAGGCGAAGCCGGACGCGATCGTGCTGCACTGCCTGCCCGCCTATCGTGGCAAGGAGATCGAGGCGGCCGTCATCGACGGACCGCAGTCGGTCGTCTGGGACGAGGCCGAGAACCGGCTGCACGCGCAGAAGGCGCTGCTGTCGTGGCTGCTGGCAAGGAGTTTCGCTTCGTGAGTATCGCGGTTCCCACTACCAAGACGGCCCGCCAGCAGCGGATCGTCGACCTGCTCGGCCGGCAGCCGGTGCGGTCGCAGACGGAGCTGGCCGAGCTGCTCGCCGCCTCCGGCCTGGTGGTCGGGCAGGCGACGCTGTCGCGGGACTTGGTCGAGATCGGCGCGGTCAAGGTCCGCGACTCCTCCGGCCAGCTCGTGTACGCCGTACCGGGCGAGGGCGGCGACCGTACGCCGCGCGCGGGTGAGGCGGCCGCCTTCGAGGCGCGGCTGGCGCGGGTGGCGTCCGAGTTGCTGGTGTCGGCCGAGGGCAGCGCGAACCTCGTGATCCTGCGGACGCCGCCGGGCGCGGCGCAGTACTTCGCTTCGGCGATCGACCACGTGGGACTCGACGACGTGCTCGGCACCATCGCCGGCGACGACACCGTCATGGTCGTCTCGCGCAACCCCACCGGCGGTGAGGCGCTCGCCTCCCGCTTCCTGTCCCTCGCCGCCCGCACCGAACCGAAGTAGAGGAAGTTGTCGTGAGTACTGGAGAGAGCGCCGCCCTGTGGGGTGGACGGTTCGCGGGCGGGCCGGCGGACGCGCTGGCGGCGTTGAGCAAGTCGACCGACTTCGACTGGCGGCTGGCGCCGTACGACATCGCCGGGTCGAAGGCGCACGCCAAGGTGCTGCACCGCGCGGGGCTGCTGACCGACGAGGACCTGGCCGCGATGCTGGCGGGGCTCGACGGCCTGCTGGACGACGTACTGTCCGGGAACTTCCTCCCCGCCGAGGAGGACGAGGACGTGCACACCGCGCTGGAGCACGGGCTGCTCGTGCGGCTCGGTGCCGAGCTCGGCGGGCGGCTGCGTGCCGGGCGGTCGCGGAACGACCAGGTCGCGACGCTGTTCAAGAGCTACCTGCGGGAGCACGGGCGGATCATCGGACGGTTGCTGCTGGAGCAGGTTCAGGTGCTGGCGGAGCAGGCTTCGCGGCACCTCGGGGTGGCGATGCCGGGGCGGACGCATCTGCAGCACGCGCAGCCGGTGTTGCTGTCGCACCATCTGCTTGCGCACGCCTGGCCGCTGATCCGGGACCTGGACCGGCTGGCCGACTGGGACGCGCGGGTCGCGGCGGACTCGCCGTACGGCTCGGGGGCCCTGGCGGGTAGCTCGCTGGGGCTGGATCCGGTGTTCGTCGCGCAGGAGCTGGGGTTCACGAACTCGTCGGCGAACTCGATCGACGGGACGTCGTCGCGGGACTTCGTGGCGGAGTTCGCGTTCGTGACCGCGCAGATCGGGGTCGACCTGTCCCGGCAGGCCGAGGAGGTGATCCTCTGGGCGACGAAGGAGTTCGGGTTCGTCGAACTGGACGACGCGTTCTCGACCGGGTCGAGCATCATGCCGCAGAAGAAGAACCCGGACATCGCCGAACTCGCTCGCGGCAAGGCCGGCCGCCTGATCGGCAACCTGAGCGGCCTGCTGGCGACACTCAAGGCGCAGCCGCTCGCGTACAACCGGGACCTGCAGGAGGACAAGGAGCCGGTCTTCGACTCCATCGACACGCTGGAGCTGCTGCTGCCCGCGTTCACCGGCATGATCCGCACGCTTCGCTTCAACACGGACCGCCTGGAGGAGCTGGCCCCCCAGGGCTTCTCGTTGGCCACCGACATCGCCGAATGGCTCGTCCGCCAGAAGGTCCCCTTCCGGGTAGCCCACGAACTGGCCGGCGCCTGCGTCCAGGAATGCGAGAAACGCGGCCTCGAACTCTGGGACCTGACCGACGACGACCTCGCCGCGATCTCCCCGGAGTTGACGCCTGAGGTCCGCACCGTCCTCACGGTCGAAGGCTCCCTAACCTCCCGCAACACCCGAGGCGGCACCGCCCAGGAGCGGGTCGCCGAACAACTCGAGGAACTGCGCGCCCGCGCAACAGCCCACGCCACCCGCCTGACCTGACCCAAGGCAGCGGCGCGCCCGCGCAACAGCCCACGCCACCCGCCTGGCCTGACCCAAGGCAGCGGCGCGCCGCCGACCCCGCGTCGGTCGACGCCGGCCAGCGGTGTGTTCTTCAACAGCCCGCCGGGCGAGCCGGCCGGAGAGCCGGCTTGCCCGGCGGTCGCCTAAGGTGCTGGGTATGCGGCGTTCGGCTCTCGATGGTTCTGTTCTGGAGGTGGCGCCGCGGTTGCTCGGGGCGGTGTTGCGGAGCACCACCGACGAGGGAACGGTTGCGGTCCGGCTGACCGAGGTCGAGGCGTACGACGGCCCGAACGACCCCGGCTCCCACGCCTACCGCGGCCAGACCGCCCGCAACACCGTCATGTTCGGCCCACCCGGCTACCTGTACGTCTACTTCACCTACGGCATGCACTTCTGCATGAACGTCGTCGCCGGCCCCGACGGCACCCCCTCGGCCGTCCTCCTCCGCGCCGGCGAAATCATCGAAGGCCACGAACTGGCCCGCAAACGCCGCGGCCTCCGCACCGACCCGAAGACCGCTTTCAACCAGTCGGTGGCCCACAATGTCCGCCCAGGCCCGGTGCTCAAGCGACCACCGGCCAACCCGGACCGCGACCTGGCTCGCGGCCCCGCGCGCCTCTGTGTTGCCCTCGGCATCGGACGCGAAGGCAACGGCGCCGACCTCTTCGCGACGACCTCGCCTATCCAGCTCCTCGACGGCCCCGGCTTCGACGGCGAACCCGCCACCGGCCCCCGTGTAGGCCTCCGCGAGGCCGCCGACCGCGCCTGGCGCTTCTGGATCCCCGGTGACCCAACTGTCTCGCCGTACCGCCCCCACGTCCCGAAGAAACGCTCTAACGGTTAGCCAGCTCCAGCACATACTCGAGCTGTGGCAGCCCGTGCTCCACCTCCGGATCCGGGAACAGCCCGACGTGCTGCACCCCCGCCGCCTCCAGTGTCGCGAGATGCGCCGCCGCATCGTCCAGCGTCCCGATCGCCCCGATCTCCGTCCACCACTCGCGAGGCATCCCGACCAGCCCGGCGTCGCCGGAGGCGTCGTACAACTTCTGCAACTCGTCGAAGAACGGCAACGCCGTCAGCTGCGGCGCCTTCGCCCCGATCCGCTCACCCAGCCACGGCGCCGTCCACTCGTACGCCGCCTTGCGGTCCTCTCGTACGCACATCGCCGTGAACACCGCCACCACGAACCCCTCAGGCGACCCGGCGTACTGGACCGACTGACGCACGTACGCCGCCGTAGCCGGCTCCGCGAGCACAAGCCCACCCGCCACCCGCCCCGCCAGCGCCATCGACCTGGGCCCCTGCACCCCGAGCAGGATCGGCGGTACGACGGCCGGCGGCGCGTCCAGCTTCA containing:
- a CDS encoding DNA-3-methyladenine glycosylase, whose product is MRRSALDGSVLEVAPRLLGAVLRSTTDEGTVAVRLTEVEAYDGPNDPGSHAYRGQTARNTVMFGPPGYLYVYFTYGMHFCMNVVAGPDGTPSAVLLRAGEIIEGHELARKRRGLRTDPKTAFNQSVAHNVRPGPVLKRPPANPDRDLARGPARLCVALGIGREGNGADLFATTSPIQLLDGPGFDGEPATGPRVGLREAADRAWRFWIPGDPTVSPYRPHVPKKRSNG
- a CDS encoding LLM class flavin-dependent oxidoreductase, with translation MTDVGMCFPRTYPAALVTDVARRLDDGGADELWIIEDCFYTAGPSLVSAALTSTERITVGLGIVPAVARTAAVTAMEFATLDALGPGRFLPGIGHGVQSWMGQMGVRPKSPLTALEEVTTSVTRLLRGEEVSVDGRTVFLDKVKLDAPPAVVPPILLGVQGPRSMALAGRVAGGLVLAEPATAAYVRQSVQYAGSPEGFVVAVFTAMCVREDRKAAYEWTAPWLGERIGAKAPQLTALPFFDELQKLYDASGDAGLVGMPREWWTEIGAIGTLDDAAAHLATLEAAGVQHVGLFPDPEVEHGLPQLEYVLELANR
- the argH gene encoding argininosuccinate lyase → MSTGESAALWGGRFAGGPADALAALSKSTDFDWRLAPYDIAGSKAHAKVLHRAGLLTDEDLAAMLAGLDGLLDDVLSGNFLPAEEDEDVHTALEHGLLVRLGAELGGRLRAGRSRNDQVATLFKSYLREHGRIIGRLLLEQVQVLAEQASRHLGVAMPGRTHLQHAQPVLLSHHLLAHAWPLIRDLDRLADWDARVAADSPYGSGALAGSSLGLDPVFVAQELGFTNSSANSIDGTSSRDFVAEFAFVTAQIGVDLSRQAEEVILWATKEFGFVELDDAFSTGSSIMPQKKNPDIAELARGKAGRLIGNLSGLLATLKAQPLAYNRDLQEDKEPVFDSIDTLELLLPAFTGMIRTLRFNTDRLEELAPQGFSLATDIAEWLVRQKVPFRVAHELAGACVQECEKRGLELWDLTDDDLAAISPELTPEVRTVLTVEGSLTSRNTRGGTAQERVAEQLEELRARATAHATRLT